GAGTCAGCGGCGGCGGCTGAGCGTCAAGCCGGGCATCACCTGTCTCTGGCAGATCTCCGGCCGCAACGAACTGGATTTCCAGAAATGGATGAAGCTGGATCTCCAATACATCGACCAGTGGTCCTTGAAGCTGGATCTTTGGATTCTGCTCAAGACCATCCCGGCCGTCGTCTGGGGCCGCGGCGCCAGCTAGTACCCCTCGATCTTCCCTCACGCCTCACTGCCGACTCCTATTGCCTCATCCTGGTACTGGAGCTGGTACAACTTGTAATAGAGCCCCCGCAGCTTGAGCAGTTCCTGATGGGTGCCTTCTTCCTCGATTCTGCCCTGGCGGAGAACGACGATACGGTCGCAGTTCTGGATGGTGGAGAGGCGGTGGGCGATGACGATGGAGGTTCGTCCCTCCATGAGCGTGTTCAACGCGTCCTGGATGAGAATCTCGGTCTCCGTGTCGACCGACGAGGTGGCCTCGTCCAGGATCAGGATTCTGGGGTCGTGGGCCAGGGCGCGGGCGAAGGCCAACAGCTGCCTCTGTCCCACGGACAACGACGCGCCCCTTTCGGTCACCGGCGAGTCGAGTCCCTGCGGTTTCTCCCGGATGAAGTCCAGGGCATTGACGTGGCGCACCGCCTCCGTCACTTGGGGCCGGTCGATGGGAGCCCTCCAGAGCCGGACGTTCTCTTCGATGGTGCCGCTGAAGAGAAAGACATCCTGGAGCACGACTGCCATCCTGCGCCTCAGTTCCCCCGGGTCCAGGTGGGCGATGGGGATTCCGTCGATGAGAATGCCCCCGTTCCGGACGTCGTAAAACCTGCAGATCAGGTTGATGAGAGTGGTCTTTCCCGCACCGGTGGGTCCCACGATGGCCACTCGTTCGCCAGGGGCAATCCTCAGGCTCAGGTTCCGCAGGACCGGCGTATCTTCCTTGTAGGCGAACGTCACGTTGCGGAACTCGATGGCCCCGCCGCCCGGCGGCAGCGGTGTGGGTTTCGACGGAGGCCGAACCTGGGCCCGCGTGTCCAGGAGCTTGAAGATCCGCTCCGAGCTGGCCATGGCGCTCTGCAGGATGTTGAACTTTTCGCTCAGGTCGCTGATGGGCTTGAAGAAGCGCTCCGAATACTGAAGGAAGGCCACGAGCGTGCCCAGGGTCAGGACTCCGTCCAGCACGCGGCCGCCTCCGTACCAGAGGATCAGGGCGATGGCCAGCGCGCCCACCAGGTTGATCACCGGATAGAAGATGGCGTAGTAGAAGATGGATTGAATATTGGCCTGCAGGTGCTCCCGATTCCGTTCCCGGAACTGGCCGAACTTGCGGTCTTCCTGGACGAAGACCTGCACTACCGGCATGCCGGTGATGTTCTCCTGGAGGAAGGCGTTGATCTTGACCACGCAGGCCCGGACCCATCGATAGGATCCTCGAACCTTGATCTTGAAGATCATGGTGGCCACGAAGATGAGAGGCAGGACGGAGAAGGTGACCAGGGCCAATTGCCAATCCCGCCAGAGCATGACCGTCACGATGCCGCCCAGCAGGAAGATATCCCCGAAGATGCTCACCACGCCCGCCGTGAAGAGCTCGTTGAGCACGTCCACGTCGTTGGTGACGCGGGTGATCAGGCGACCCACCGGATTCCTGTCGAAATAGCCGACGTGCAACGTCTGGACGTGACGGAAGATCTGGACCCTCAGATCGTGCATGACCCGCTGCCCGGTCCAGTTCATCAGCCAGGTCTGTGCGAAAGTGCAGCCGAATTGCAGAATCAGGAGGCCCAGGTAGAGCAGCGCCAGATAGGTGAGCCCGGTCCGGTCGCCGATGCGGATGTGGTCGTCGATGGCGATCAGGGTCAGGAGCGGACCCGCCAGTTGCAGGGCCGACACCAGCAGGAGCAGCGCGACCGACGCGCCCACGACCCAGCGGTAGGGATGAAGATATCCCAGCATCCGCCGCGCCAATCGCCCGTCGTAGACCCGGCCCAGGATCTCGTCCTGGTCGTACTCGATCATGCGATTCCCAGCTCCTGCTCCAGCAACTGCTTTCGGTGCATTTCGGCGTAAGGGCCCGCGGTCCGGAGCAACTCGCGGTGCCTTCCTCTCTGCACGATTCGTCCGCGGTCCAACACCAGGATCTGGTCCGCCCCCTTGACCGTCGAGATGCGGTGGGAGATGAGGATGGTGGTTCTTCCGGCGATGACGGGAGCGAGCCGCTTCAGGATCTCCTCTTCCGTGTAGGTGTCGACGCTGGAGAGCGAGTCGTCGAGAACCAGGATCCTGGGGTCCGTCAGGAGCGCTCTCGCAATGGTCATCCGTTGTTTCTGTCCACCGGAGAGGGTCAGGCCTCTCTCACCCACGAAGGTGGCCATACGGTCGGGGAAGCGTTGAATCTCTCCCAGGATGTTGCTGGTGCGCGCAGCCTCCCGGATGGCTTGGTCGGAGGCGTCCGGTGCTCCGAACGTCAGGTTGTCCCGGATCGATTCGGAAAAGAGGAACGTGTCCTGGGGAACGCAGCCGATGCTTCGGCGCAGGTGGGTCAGGGAAATGTCGTTGACGTCCCTGCCGTCGATGAGGATCCGTCCCCTGGGCACCGGGTAGAGGCGGCAGAGCAGATGCACCAAGGTGGATTTTCCGCTTCCGGTGCTGCCCACGATGGCGAGTGTGTCGCCCGCGGGCAGCTCGAATTCCAGGTTCTTCAAAACCGGTGTCCCGTTGTAGGAAAAGGTGAGATTTTTGACTTCCACCCGGCCTTCGACGGCCTCGGCCGGAATGCCGCCATCGTCCAGCACATCCGGTTGGGTCGCCAGGATCCGGTTGATCCTGCCCATGGACGCCGACCCCCGCTCGAAGGTGTTGATGACCCATCCCAGGGCGATGGTGGGCCAGGTCAGACGGGCCAGATAGAAGATGAACGAGACCAGGGCGCCGAGAGACAGCGCTCCGTCCATGACCTGCCGTCCTCCGTACCAGAGGAGAAAGACGGCCGACAGGCCCAACAGGAAAGCGAGGAGGGGATAGAAGACCCCCCAGATTTTGACCAGGGCCATGCTCCGCTTCATGTATTCCCGGTTGGCGTCTCGAAACCGGTTGACGAAGGCGGACTCCTGGTTGTAGGCCTTGACGACCCGGATTCCCGAGACGTTCTCCTGAACCAGGGTCGTCAGCATCGAGAATTGTTCCTGGATCTTTTCGAATCTCCGGTGGATCTTGCGCCCGAAAAACTTGACGCAGTAGGAGACCAGCAGGAGGGGGGCCAGGGTGAGAAGGGCCAGGCCGGCGTCGGTTCGAATCAGTATGGTGACGGTCAGCACGACCATGAACAGGGTGTTGACCGAGTACATGATGCCCGGTCCCAGCACCATTCGAACGGCGCCCAGGTCGTTGGTGGACCGGGCCATTACGTCTCCCGTGGAATGCCGCTGGTAGAAGGAGGGGGTCAGGCGCTGAAGGTGCCGGAAGAGGTCGTTGCGCAGGTCGAATTCGATCCGGCGGGAGACGCCGATGAGGATCCACCTCATCAGGTATCGGAAAAGGCCCTCGGCACAGCTCAGGGCCAGCAGCAGTCCGGCGTAGCGGAGCAGGAGGCCGGCGTCGGCTCCCTCGGTGAGATCATCGACCGCCCATCCCAGGACCTGGGGCGTGACGACCACCGCCACATTGGTCATGAGGACCATCACGACACCGGTCGCGATGCGGGCGCGGTATTGCCTCAGGTAGGGGATCAAGGTGGCCAGGGCCCACGCTCGACCGGCTCCGGCTGGCTCAGGGGGCATCGAATCCCCGGATGTGCGGCGTCTCGACACCGTCGGGATCGACGAAGGCGACCTCGTACCCGTAGAGCTGGGAAGGGGACTTCTGCGAGAATTTCATGCCGAAACTGCCCGAAGACTCGGGATTCAACACGTCCGGCTTCACCTTTGCCATGATTTCTTCCAGCATCTCGTCATCCTGTCCCCAGATCCGGACGCGCGCCGAGATTCCTTTGAGAGGAAGCTGTCCCTGATTCCAGATCTCCCCCTTGAGGGAGAATCCCGTAAAGAACCGATCGTAGGAGAGGGCGACCAGTCTCAGAGGCGCCGTTTCGATGGACTCGACCCCGGTCCAGTTCTTGAGGTAGGGGATGGGCACGAAGCTCGCACCCACGAAGGAGCCGGCGGCCAGCAGGATGGAAAGCAGCATGACCTGGAAGACGATGCGGAACTCGTTCCGGGTGGCGGTCCAGGGTTCGGTCCGGCCCGGCTTGCCGGAGGTCTCTTCGAGTTTCTCCCGGTAGTATCGATCGAACTCCTCCCGGAAATAGTCCTTGAGACTGAATTGTCGGGCGCGGATGCGATATCGGACCACCAGCAGGAATATCAGGAAGGAGACGAGGAAGACCCAGAGAGCGACCTGAAGGGGAAAGTCCATGATTCGCAGGACGGGATGATCCATCGGATTTCAGCAGTCGTGGAAAAAGTCTTGACGCCTTGGACCGGTGTGGAAACGCGAACCAAGGTGTCGTCCGCGAAAACCTGCTCCCGGCGAACACGCGCCGCGGCCATGATCGCGCCGGCGTCTCTGGTTTTATTTCCCTTTAATTTCCGGGCGGCTTCGCCGGCGCGCGGCCCTCCCCGATGGGAGGCAGCCCCAGAATTCCCTTGCGGCGCTTGTCCAGGGAAAAATCGGCGCCGTACAGGGTTTGTCCGAAAGCGGTCAGCAACTGCTTCTCCACCCGGCCGGAGGAATCGATTTCCACCCACTCCTCACGGCCCAGAAAATCACGTTTGAGCGCCTGGATGTCACTGTCGACGGTGACCATGGTCTGGCGCTCCCGGATCAGGCTCACCGACAGATCGTAACGGTAGCGGACCCGAACCCACTCCCCGTCAGGCAGCCGGGGGCGGACTCCGATCTTGTCGAGATGGCCGGCCGTCAAGGGACCCGACATGTAATTCCGGTATCCGGTCACGATCTCGCCCCTGCCCCTGTCCTTCTTGACTAGCTCCCATTCCTCGCGCTGCAGGACTTCCAGCATGGCCTTCCACGCCGCGGGAAACGGGACGCCCAGGCGCATCGGGGGTTCGAATCTCTTTTGCGCCTCGGCCTCGGTGGCGGCCAGAGCCAGGAGGGTCAGTAACGTCCAGACCAGCTTGTGTCCCATACCACTCGTTGACAGTCTATCAGCAAGCACCTAACTGCTGAACCGATTGGAGGGGGCGAGTCGTGGTTTTCCGGCCGGCCGTCAGCGCTGGTAGCGGCGCACGGCCCGCTGGTGCGCCCGGTAGCTGGTGGAAAAGACGTGGCTGCCGTCGTTCCGGGAGACGAAATAGAGGTGCCTGACCGGGGCCGGGTGGAGGGCGGCGTCAATGGATGCGGTCCCGGGGTTGGCGATGGGGCCGGGAGGGAGTCCCGCGTAGAGATAGGTGTTGTACGGAGAGTCCAGGCTCAGGTCGCTCTTGTGAAGCACTCCGTCGTAGTCGCCGCTCTTCCGGATGGCGTAGATGATCGTCGGGTCGCAGTCCAGCTTGATGTTCCGCCGAAGCCGGTTGTGAAACACGGCGGAAACCAGAGCCCGCTCCGCAGGGAGCGCGGTCTCCTTCTCGATGAGGGAGGCCAGGGTGATCACCTCCCGGATGGTGAGGTCCAGGTCGTCGGCGCGCTTCTGCCGCTGGGGGGTCCACACCTCCTTGAAGCGGGTCACCAGCGTGGAGACCAGGGTCAGCTCCTGGTCTGAACGCGTGAAGTGGTAGGTGTCGGGGAACAGGTAGCCCTCCAGGTCCGTGGCCTCGGGGTCCAGGCCGCCCAGCAGGTCGATGCGGCCGGCCAGAGGCTCCAGCTCGTGCCGCAGTCCCAATCCTTCCTGGACGAAACGGTCGATGATCTCGTCCAGGGTCAATCCTTCGGGGATGGTGATGCGATACTGGTGAACCCGGCCCTCCCTCAGGACCTGCACCACTTGGGTCAGGCTGGCGGGATTCTCAAAAAGGTATTCGCCCGCCTGGAGAGGGTCGGCGCCACTCCACCGAACATAGGCCGCAAAGACGAGGCCGGACCGAATGACGTCCGCTTCCTGGAGCATCCGGCCGATTCCTCTCACCGACGCTCCGAAGGGCACGGTCAGCAGCCGGCTCCCGGTCGTACGCCCCAGATGGGGTTCGCTGATGCGGGCGTCCCACCAGTTGGACCCGGCCCGGGCCATTGCAACCAGAATCAGGGCCGCGATCAGCAGTCGCCGGATCATCCCCGCGATCCGGGAGTGGCCCGCTCTTCCAGGTACCATTTCAGAATCACCGCCGCCGAGAATTCGTCCTTCTTCTGCCACCTCTGGTGGGGCGGGATCCCCAGTTCCCGCATGACCGATTCGGCCTCCTTGGTCGACAGGCGTTCGTCCATCCACTCTACCCGAACCGTCCCCAGTCCGCGCAGTCGGGTCACCAGGGGGACGGCGGCTTGCGCGATGGAGCTGGGCCGGCCGCTCAGATGCCGGGGTTGCCCCACGATCAGTCTCTCCACCCGGTATTCCCGCAGGAGTCCGGTGATCCTCGCCACATCCTCCTCCAGGCTCTTCCGTTCAAACGTGAGCAGTGGACGGGACGTCAATTTCAGGGGGTCGGTGATGGCGACTCCGCACCGCTTGGAACCCACGTCCAAGGCCATCCATCGGGTCATGGCGCCGTTGGATCCCTCCTACCCTTCCGGTTGCCGGAAGTAGTGTTCCAGCGAGTCCCAACTCAACCAATGATCGGGGTAACTGCGGATATCCTGCTCCAACAGTCCCACCAGCTTCTGCATGAATTCCGCTCTGCCGGCGGCGGAGCGGAAGGAGTCCGTCACCTCCGAGATCTCGATCTCCTGGTGGCCCGTCTCCTGGTTTCTGTGGATCCTCCAGTGGAGAAGACGGGATCCGGTGGTGAAGAAGAGGCTGGCGATGCCGTTGGGGAACCAGGCGCGCCGGCCGAAGAACCTCACCTCCGTCGTGTGTTTCGGGTTCACCAGTGTGGGCGCCACATCAGCCAGCATCATGACGACCTCTCCGGACCGAAGCTTCTCCACGAGCCTGGAGTAGTTGCCGCGTCCGGTCATGAGAAAGGGGTGTCCGATGGCCGTTTCGATCCAGCGGACCCGTTTCCGGTTGTAGCGGAGAACCGCCGGATGCAGCGGGTTGTCCTCCGGTTCGATGGACCGTCCGACGATGTTCATGGGGACTCCGCTCTTGCCGGTGAAGACGAAGAAGAGCCCGGTGCTCCCCATGTGGCCGGAAAAGAGGAGGACGCCGTCTCCGGCGGCGGCGGCTTCCCGCAGGGTGTCCAGACCGGTGCACCGGACGAAGGATTGGAGATGGTGCAAGGGCTTCGGGTACCAGAACGCCTCCATCTCGTTGCGGGACTCGGCCTGGTAGTGGCCGATGACGATCCTTCGGCGCTCAGCCGCGCCGCGATGGGGAAACGTGGACTCGACGTTTCGCGAGGCCCAGGCGAAAGAGTCGCGGAGCGCGCAGGCGAGCAATCTTCCCCGGAGATCGGCCAGGCCGTAGGCC
This window of the Acidobacteriota bacterium genome carries:
- a CDS encoding ABC transporter ATP-binding protein — translated: MIEYDQDEILGRVYDGRLARRMLGYLHPYRWVVGASVALLLLVSALQLAGPLLTLIAIDDHIRIGDRTGLTYLALLYLGLLILQFGCTFAQTWLMNWTGQRVMHDLRVQIFRHVQTLHVGYFDRNPVGRLITRVTNDVDVLNELFTAGVVSIFGDIFLLGGIVTVMLWRDWQLALVTFSVLPLIFVATMIFKIKVRGSYRWVRACVVKINAFLQENITGMPVVQVFVQEDRKFGQFRERNREHLQANIQSIFYYAIFYPVINLVGALAIALILWYGGGRVLDGVLTLGTLVAFLQYSERFFKPISDLSEKFNILQSAMASSERIFKLLDTRAQVRPPSKPTPLPPGGGAIEFRNVTFAYKEDTPVLRNLSLRIAPGERVAIVGPTGAGKTTLINLICRFYDVRNGGILIDGIPIAHLDPGELRRRMAVVLQDVFLFSGTIEENVRLWRAPIDRPQVTEAVRHVNALDFIREKPQGLDSPVTERGASLSVGQRQLLAFARALAHDPRILILDEATSSVDTETEILIQDALNTLMEGRTSIVIAHRLSTIQNCDRIVVLRQGRIEEEGTHQELLKLRGLYYKLYQLQYQDEAIGVGSEA
- a CDS encoding ABC transporter ATP-binding protein codes for the protein MPPEPAGAGRAWALATLIPYLRQYRARIATGVVMVLMTNVAVVVTPQVLGWAVDDLTEGADAGLLLRYAGLLLALSCAEGLFRYLMRWILIGVSRRIEFDLRNDLFRHLQRLTPSFYQRHSTGDVMARSTNDLGAVRMVLGPGIMYSVNTLFMVVLTVTILIRTDAGLALLTLAPLLLVSYCVKFFGRKIHRRFEKIQEQFSMLTTLVQENVSGIRVVKAYNQESAFVNRFRDANREYMKRSMALVKIWGVFYPLLAFLLGLSAVFLLWYGGRQVMDGALSLGALVSFIFYLARLTWPTIALGWVINTFERGSASMGRINRILATQPDVLDDGGIPAEAVEGRVEVKNLTFSYNGTPVLKNLEFELPAGDTLAIVGSTGSGKSTLVHLLCRLYPVPRGRILIDGRDVNDISLTHLRRSIGCVPQDTFLFSESIRDNLTFGAPDASDQAIREAARTSNILGEIQRFPDRMATFVGERGLTLSGGQKQRMTIARALLTDPRILVLDDSLSSVDTYTEEEILKRLAPVIAGRTTILISHRISTVKGADQILVLDRGRIVQRGRHRELLRTAGPYAEMHRKQLLEQELGIA
- the mltG gene encoding endolytic transglycosylase MltG, which gives rise to MIRRLLIAALILVAMARAGSNWWDARISEPHLGRTTGSRLLTVPFGASVRGIGRMLQEADVIRSGLVFAAYVRWSGADPLQAGEYLFENPASLTQVVQVLREGRVHQYRITIPEGLTLDEIIDRFVQEGLGLRHELEPLAGRIDLLGGLDPEATDLEGYLFPDTYHFTRSDQELTLVSTLVTRFKEVWTPQRQKRADDLDLTIREVITLASLIEKETALPAERALVSAVFHNRLRRNIKLDCDPTIIYAIRKSGDYDGVLHKSDLSLDSPYNTYLYAGLPPGPIANPGTASIDAALHPAPVRHLYFVSRNDGSHVFSTSYRAHQRAVRRYQR
- the ruvX gene encoding Holliday junction resolvase RuvX, whose product is MTRWMALDVGSKRCGVAITDPLKLTSRPLLTFERKSLEEDVARITGLLREYRVERLIVGQPRHLSGRPSSIAQAAVPLVTRLRGLGTVRVEWMDERLSTKEAESVMRELGIPPHQRWQKKDEFSAAVILKWYLEERATPGSRG